In the genome of Dromiciops gliroides isolate mDroGli1 chromosome 1, mDroGli1.pri, whole genome shotgun sequence, the window TGAGGAAGAAATTAGGAAATCCTACTGGGTGAAGGGGAGGATCTATACATATTCACAGGCCCAGTCTGGCATCACCACCTAATGAACATTTTAAACTGAATGTCCCAGAGGCATGTCAAACTCAACATGTGTAGAAGcatatttaaaactttgtttttagCTTAACCAAAGGTACTAATAGTTCTTCCCAGACTTTTCCCCTTAGGTAAAATATGTCAAAGAGCAAGAATGAAAGCTAAGGTCTGCAAAATGGATTATAGGTAGCAAACAAGCTCAGAACAAAAAACCAAGTCAAGGGAGGGGTTACAAGGGGAGAACCCTTCCCCCTCATTCTGAGTGGATTATGGCATTACTCAAAGAGGCCCCTTCAAGTTACTCAGGGGAAACTCAAAGAGGTAGACAAGAAGGAactgattaattaaaaaaaaaactttcatccTATCAGAAGAAAGGTGAGGCTTAACAATGATTCAACAGGGTGATCTTTTCCTGGGCGCCAGATCCCCATAAGTCAGGTTTTCTTGTAGGTGACTGGCTTGGAAAGACACTACCTTCCGGGGTAGGAATGACTGGACATAATGGTAGCCTTTTTTCCTCCACCAATAGGACTTaactttctccccaaacccatcCATCTCAGAAACCTTCCTATTCCCACCATTTTTCCAGGCACTTAGGTTCCCAACTAAACCTCTCTCCCTACCCTTTATATCTAATCAGTTGATAATGCTGGACAGGGCTTAAACTGAGCCTCAGCTTCATCAATCAATGGTGATACAAGCACCTTGTCCCCAGGGTTGGTCCGATTAGTCAAGCCATTTGTAAGCagatgtaaagcattttgaagtTAGCCATTCTCTCTTCTGGTCTCCTCCATGTCACCCAAAGCCCACCTGCTCTTACTTAAGAGTTTTTCTGCGTCTCTCAATCCATCCCCTCTCTACTTTGCCTTCCAAGCTATCATTCCCCTGCATGCACTTGAAGAAGCAATTACAGACCACTGCACCCCCACTTTCACACTGGATAGCTGCTATCTTTGGTCATGGCCTTGTCACCTCTGGCTTCCTTGAGGATTCAGCTAAACCATCTTTATGTGTCTGTAGTGTTCTTCCTGGGAAGGCCAAGCTGCTTGAGAGGAAAGCCTGTTTCACTCATTCCCAGCAAGAATTTAGCAGTGTCTACTTCCCACAAAGTGCTTCCTGTTTGTTGATCCAGAGAGCTAATCCTCCTACATTGTCTCATACACTGACTGGATTGTAAAAATAACTAACAACACCAAGGAAGGTCCATTTCTACCTCTGCTCTCCCCAAGTAGCCCTTCCCTCAAGTCACCAGCACATATTAGGCTGGGAGAATCAGAAAATCACAGTTCAGCCGTGTGAATTAATGAAGATGAATAATTAACCCAACAGCTGCTATCCTGGGCATCCCCGTGGGGCTGATTAGAGAAGGGGAAATGCTGCCTTCAGCTAGACTAATCTCTGGGGGGTAGGTCTTGAAGCCAACATAGCCTATGAGATTATACTAACAGAACCAAAGCTGGGAAACTGGGTCACAGGCAAGGAAAGATGCAATGGACACTGCAGTAATTTCTCTCGACACAATCTACTACCTCAGGGGCAAAAGCCTTCCCACCCTAGCCAGGTCAGGTGCCAGAAAATGCCACACTTTCACAAGAACcttcttgtttttattgttaggATCTGGGTTACTTGAGAGGGATGAAACGAGAAGAGTGGGTGGCTCCAATACCCGGCCGGCCATGTTTCACAGGCTTGTAGGTGATAGAGAATTCGCCCAGGTAGTGTCCAATCATCTCGGGCTGCAAGACAAAATGAACAGCTGTGTTTACAGGCACCTTACTCTGCCCATCTCTTAAGCATTAAATAGGCTCCAAAGATCGACAGCTCAAGCGACAGAAAGCCAATTTGTTgaagccctttcattttatagcttaAACTGTGCCTCATAAAGGGGGTGTATTGTGGGGCACATTGAAGAACATGGGGCACGGGGTCTGGAAAGCTCTGGATTCCAATCGTGGAAGTACCATTTGTGATTTAAAGCACTGAGCctctttcctcacctggaaaaacGATCTACAATGTGAGTTACTGTGCTAAGTCACACAAGCAGCAAACAGCTGAGCTGCCATTCAAGCACTCTCTAAAATAGGGCCCCACAATTTGTGCTGCAACTTAAGACACAGGGAGAGTGTCTACTTGCAGACTTAATTTAACTGAAAACATCTCCTGTTTTGCTCTGTACCATCCCTGACCTCTTTATCATAAGGCTGCTCTGTCTCATCCCCAAGTCAGTCCTTGGAGGCTGTACTAAGCAATATCCCATGGCCAACGCACAAAGCACTTTGTGATGCACTCAGAATAGTTGATAAGGGCAGGACTGAGAGTGCCAAACTGTCatctcaaatgagaaaactgagtcgaTCAGAAGCAATGACCAGAggggcagcatggcatagtggccAACAATTTACATGAGTAAAAAAGACCTGAACATCCATCTTTATTCAgagtgccaagcacatagtaggtgcttaatatttataGATTGACACTTggtagcagctgtgtgaccttaagcaagtcatctGTTCTCATCTGAACAATGGATCCACAACCCTACCTCCAAGGAcccttctggctttaaatatgacctattttttgtttaaataacattttttatttataattttgaagtccaaattctatccctcttcccccccccatccctgagtggtacaattatgtaaaacattaccatgttagtcattttatagaagaaaacttgaataaagaaaaacaatgaaagcaAAAAGTAGCctgcttcactctgtgttcagtatgagttctttctttggaggtggacactCTGACCCATTTAAGGTCATACATGGGAATAATGGGGACTAGGAATTTACAACCACATTCCTGACtcctcatcttttttcccctcccttgtcaTTTTACTGTTTTCATCAGCAGAGTCTGAACACCCTTTAACTGTCTGCCAGTCCTTACCTTAATTTCAACCTGATTGAAGGTCTTGCCGTTGTAGACGCCCACCATACTGCCCACCATCTCTGGCAGGATGATCATGTCTCGAAGGTGAGTCTTCACGACCTCTGGCTTTTCCATGGGGGGTGCCTCCTTCTTGGCCTTCCTCAGGCGCTTAAGGAGGGAATGCTGCTTGCGCCGCAGACCCCGGTTGAGTCTCCGCCGCTGCCGGGCGCTGTACAACTGCATGAGCTGTTCACTGTAGATcaggagaaaggaaacaaattatcaGGATCTACCCAGTCAGCCCAGGAAAAGCCATTGCTCAAAGTGTGAATATGACCAGGGCCTACTTTGGGGGTAGGAAGAACAAGACTAAGAGCAGAGGCAACCAAAGGGTACCATATTAtagtgctaggcttggaatcgAAGATGACACTAGAATGCTGTCTCAGACAACCTAACAGATGTATGACACTGAGGGAGGCCACTTTtcttctcattggtaaaattagAAATAGCACCTACACCATATAAGGTTATTGTGAGCATCATGAGAGAATACATATAAAGtgcttgaaaaccttaaaatcatCATCACTCCTCAGaaggcctctctccttcctcagccACATGCTTAACTCCCAAAAACCATCACCAAGTTTCTCAAAATTTAGTTTAAATCTAaccagcggggcagctaggtggcgcagtggatagagcactggccctggattcaggagtacctgagttcaaatccgatctcagacacttgacactcactagctgtgtgtccctggccaagtcacttaaccctcattgccccaaaacaaaaataaaatctgccCAAGGCATAAGGATTTTTCTGATGTACCAAAGATTTGACTCTAAGCAGAAACTGTCCAGTGAGATGGAAGAAGCAAGCTCCCTAAGATCTGAAGCATCTTTCCCCTAAATCTCCCCAGAGTTTGGTAAAAGTCTGCTAAGAAAAAGCCAGGGGGTACAACCCCAGGGGGTTAGCCCTAAAGAGACCATAGAGAGCATTCGGCCCAAATCTTACATTTCACATTTCATTGagacaaaggaggaaagagactTTTCCAGGCCTAAAGAGCCAGGCAGGGGCTAGAACTCTGCCGGCCTGACTGCAGGGGAGGCAGGGCAAATCCAAAGTGACCCGGGGAAATGGAGTCAAGCATCTTAACCCAAAACTTCCAGACTAAGCCCCGGTTTCCCGCTGGGGGGCAGGCTAAGAACCGCCCTTTTCTGTCCCCGCAGCGTTCGGAGCAGGGCTTGAGGGCCACTCCCCCGGCTCCCAACCTTGTTCTTGGCTGGCACGCCGCTGGATACATCGGGGAAAGCCCCAGCCCTTCCCGTCTGTCTGAGCGACCTCCTGGGCCTAGAGCAGACGCCCGCAGCATTCCTTGGGAAAGGAGCACTGGGGGCCAGGGGCTGGCGCACTGACCGTACCGGCCAGCCTGGGGCGGGCTCCCGCGAGGTCCCATGGGGGCCTCGGGACGGAGAGCCATCGATAccgtgctgggggtgggggtctcTGCTCCTTACTAGGACATGTCCAGGAGCTGATCCAGGTCCACGCCACGGTACGTGAACTTCCGGAAGGTTCGCTTCTTCTTCTGCTCCACTTCCGCCTGTGAAGAGCCGGGGACCCGGGTTAGACTCCGTGCCCGCGGCCCCGAGGGGACCTACCCcggggatggggaaggggtgtCCCCTGGGGGCAGGTAGCTCCAGGTCGCTCCTCTCCCCCGCCCCGCACGAACGCCAGGGCCGCAGTGCGCGGGACCTCCAGGGCCTCGCGCGCGACAACCCCCGGCTCTGGCGCCCGGGACTCCACGGGGCCCCCTGGCCGACCATGACCGCCCCTCAATATACGGCGGCTAAGAAACCCTGGAGGGTCTCCTAGGGGAACCAAGGTGTCCCAGTCCAACCCGGCCGCCTCAACTCTGGATGCGGATGGATACAAAACACCCGCCCGCTCTCCCCGAGCCATTCAGCGCCAGCACCTACCATCTTGTCTGCTGTCAGGAAAAGACCGCTCCCGATTGCGCAGGCGCAGATATCGGGCGACGGCACCCCGCGCCGGCGCAGTGGCGCTACACGCAGGCCCCGCCCCTTCCGTTTCCCCTTCGTGGGCTGGGAGTGCGCCCTCTCCTGGCCAGGAGGCGCAAAGCAAGCGTGTGCTTTGCGAAAGAGGGAGGGGCGTGAGATGCCTCGAGAGGCTGccggttggggggggg includes:
- the RPS15 gene encoding 40S ribosomal protein S15 encodes the protein MERIPERAVPSSRVRDHLEAEVLIRATWFPPRGLLVCGLGPPEERAHSQPTKGKRKGRGLRVAPLRRRGVPSPDICACAIGSGLFLTADKMAEVEQKKKRTFRKFTYRGVDLDQLLDMSYEQLMQLYSARQRRRLNRGLRRKQHSLLKRLRKAKKEAPPMEKPEVVKTHLRDMIILPEMVGSMVGVYNGKTFNQVEIKPEMIGHYLGEFSITYKPVKHGRPGIGATHSSRFIPLK